The proteins below are encoded in one region of Sphingopyxis sp. YR583:
- a CDS encoding XrtV sorting system accessory protein: METFWDWLTVFTFAGLATLLLQRSAEEEPRDHLWQYAPPAVGCALVNFLGNEGYSAPAAVLFVAVVFYIFKVLNVQLPFAKK, from the coding sequence GTGGAAACATTTTGGGACTGGCTAACCGTGTTTACATTCGCCGGGCTCGCCACTTTGCTCTTGCAGAGATCGGCGGAAGAAGAGCCCCGCGATCATCTTTGGCAATATGCCCCGCCGGCCGTCGGCTGCGCTCTGGTCAACTTTCTCGGTAACGAAGGCTATTCCGCCCCGGCAGCGGTGCTGTTTGTCGCGGTCGTATTCTACATCTTCAAAGTGCTGAACGTTCAACTGCCATTCGCAAAAAAATAG